In Nostoc sphaeroides, the genomic window CTGGGGTGGCGGACAATTGAAGAATCGCTACACCATTTAGGAACAGAATTTGACATGGTGGTTTGTGAAGGTGCCGGTAGTCCAGCAGAAATTAACCTCAAGCACCGCGATTTAACTAATATGCGGGTGGCAAAACATTTAAATGCGCCAACGATGTTAGTAGTTGACATTGATCGGGGTGGTGCTTTTGCCCATGTCGTGGGAACCTTAGAGTTATTAGAACCAGATGAACGCGCCTTAATTAAGGGTGTAGTAATTAATAAGTTTCGAGGACAGCGATCGCTCCTAGATCCAGGGATAAAATGGTTAGAAGAACGCACAGGTATTCCCGTTGTTGGTGTTATACCCTACTTACAACAAGTGTTTCCAGCAGAAGACTCCCTTGATTTGCTAGAACGTGAATCTTACAAAGCCCAAGCTGACCTCAACATTGCCGTCATTCGCTTACCCAGAATTGCCAATTTTACCGACTTTGACCCCCTGGAATCAGAAAGTACAGTTTCAGTAAAATATCTCAGTCCAAAGCAAGATTTAGGACATCCTGATGCCGTAATTATCCCAGGTACAAAGACCACAATTGCTGATTTACTACTGCTGCAAAAAAGCGGTATGGCTGAAGCTATTCAAAACTATGCTGCATCTGGCGGAACGGTTTTAGGTATCTGCGGTGGCTATCAAATGCTCGGTCAAATTATCGCTGATCCTGAAGGGATAGAGGGACAAGCAGGTAGGTATCAGGGGTTAAATCTTTTACCAATCAGAACCGTAATTACCGGACAAAAAATCGCCCGCCAGCGCCAAGTTAGCTCAAATTATCCGCAACCGGGCTTGCCAGTAAATGGCTTTGAAATTCACCAAGGGCGATCGCGCATCGAACAGCAAGGTATAGATCCTCAATCGTACCATGCCCTCTTTGACGATATTAATTTAGGGTTAGTGGATAGTTGTCAATCAGTCTGGGGAAGTTACCTCCACGGGCTTTTTGACAACGGCCCTTGGCGACGCGCTTGGTTAAATCGCCTCCGTCAACAGCGCGGTTTAAAATCTTTGCCCACCGGAGTTGCTAACTACCGAGAACAGCGAGAGCAAATTTTGGACTCTCTAGCCACTGAAGTAGAAAGCCATTTAGATTTAACTCCGTTTTTGTCTTAAACTAAGTGCATAAAAATCGCAGATTTTTTCGATTAGATTGTCATTAGTCACTAATGACTAATGACCAATGACCAATGACCAATGACTAATGACTAATGATTGTTCGTGTCCACTTTTTACCAGATGATGTCACAGTAGATGCCGAAGTGGGAGAAGCCCTATTAGATGTAGCAGACCGGGCTGGGGTATTTATTCCCACCGGTTGTCTCATGGGGTCTTGTCACGCTTGTACCGTCGAATTAGAGGATGGAGAAATCATCCGCGCTTGTATTACCGCAGTACCGCCACGCGAGGAATTGACGATTAATTTGTTTAGCGATCCAACTTGGTAATATCGCCCCTGTTAGTATGCTATGCGGATATTAATTGTGCTATTGTAGATAGATTCCATTACGAGTTACGTAACGCATAATATCTACCATTGCTAATTTATGTCTCCGTCAGAAAAATATCCAAAGTTTAAAGATAAAAGGACGGAGCGGTTTGCTTTAGGTGAGAGGGTAAAAGAGTTTCACGCTTTTACAGATCAAGCATATAAACGACTTGATATATTAGAAGCCGCTACTAACAAAGAATCTCTTATGAAACTACCGAGCAACCATTTTGAGTCTTTAGAGGGTGATCGAAAAGGTCAATATAGCATTCGGATAAATAAGCAATGGCGAATTTGTTTCAATTGGCCAGATGAAGAATCTCAACCTTTCAACATTGAAATTACAGACTATCATCCTTAAAGGAGAATAACATGGCACGGCCACCTATCCATCCTGGAAAAATTCTTGCTGATGAGCTTCATGAATTGCAAATGAGCGCAAGTGAGTTAGCACGTATTCTTCATGTACCAACAAATCGCATTACTGAAATAATTAATGGTGAACGGGCAATTACTGCTGACACAGCATTACGATTAGGGCAATGGTTTGGTACTGGTGCCCAGTTATGGATGAATTTACAAAAAAATTATGAGCTTAGACTAGCTGAAGAAAAAATGGGTGAAGAAATTCAGGCAACTATTTCACCTCGGATATTACCTGAGTACAAACAAGTCAAGGCATAAAAAAATTGAATCTTCGATTTTTTTGGATAGATAGCAAGAAACTTTGACACATTGTTTCTTACTGTGGCGATCGCATCTGTTAAGAAAACCAATGCCAAAGAAAATCCGGGAACTGAAGCAAATGCTTTCCCAAGTAGGTTTTATAGAAGTCCCAGGAAAAGGAAGTCATACCAACTGGGTGCATCCCCTCTATAGTGAAAAAATCACAATTTCAGGCAAAGATGGAGCAGATGCTAAACGCTACCAAGAGAAGGAAGTGAAACAGGCAATTGAGGAAGTAGAAGGGAAAGAAAAAGATGAGTAAGCTTAAGTACCAAATGATTATTCAGTGGTCTGATGAAGATGATTGCTTCTTAGTAGGATTCCCTGATTTTGCAGGACAACGCTGGCGGACTCACGGGGATACTTACGAGTTGGCGGTGGCAAATGGAATTGAAGCTTTAGAGTCTCTAATTATTGCTTACGAAGCTGTCGGTGATCCACTTCCAGAACCAACAGTAAGTAGTGTGTGCTAACGCAATTTACTTTAATACAGACATTTTAACGGTTAATGCTACTCCATTTACCCGAACAAATGTTCAGGCAGCAAGAAACTTTTACACATTGTTTTCTACTGCCTGTTTTTGCTATCTATATCAATTAGCTTTAACATTCAGCGCGTATTCTTTAAACCTTTCCAAATCAGCTTGAATTGTCGATTCAACTATCCGCCCCAAAAACAAGTTATCCATAATTTTGCCAAGAATACCGGGGATAGCGTAGGAAATGGTCATTTTAACAATGCTACTATTGTTGCGATCGTAAAAGCGAATCGCTCCCTGATTCGGCAAACCATCAATGGATTCCCATTGGATAATTTGGTTGGGAACAACTTTGAGAATTCGGGATTTCCAAGTAAATTCTAGACTGCCCGTCTTCA contains:
- the cobQ gene encoding cobyric acid synthase CobQ, which produces MKSIMVVGTTSHAGKSLLTTAICRILSRRGWRVAPFKGQNMALNAYVTANGGEIGYAQAVQAWAAGVVPWVEMNPILLKPQGDMTSQVIIKGRSVGKVSASDYYEQYFDLGWRTIEESLHHLGTEFDMVVCEGAGSPAEINLKHRDLTNMRVAKHLNAPTMLVVDIDRGGAFAHVVGTLELLEPDERALIKGVVINKFRGQRSLLDPGIKWLEERTGIPVVGVIPYLQQVFPAEDSLDLLERESYKAQADLNIAVIRLPRIANFTDFDPLESESTVSVKYLSPKQDLGHPDAVIIPGTKTTIADLLLLQKSGMAEAIQNYAASGGTVLGICGGYQMLGQIIADPEGIEGQAGRYQGLNLLPIRTVITGQKIARQRQVSSNYPQPGLPVNGFEIHQGRSRIEQQGIDPQSYHALFDDINLGLVDSCQSVWGSYLHGLFDNGPWRRAWLNRLRQQRGLKSLPTGVANYREQREQILDSLATEVESHLDLTPFLS
- a CDS encoding 2Fe-2S iron-sulfur cluster-binding protein; the encoded protein is MIVRVHFLPDDVTVDAEVGEALLDVADRAGVFIPTGCLMGSCHACTVELEDGEIIRACITAVPPREELTINLFSDPTW
- a CDS encoding HigA family addiction module antitoxin translates to MARPPIHPGKILADELHELQMSASELARILHVPTNRITEIINGERAITADTALRLGQWFGTGAQLWMNLQKNYELRLAEEKMGEEIQATISPRILPEYKQVKA
- a CDS encoding type II toxin-antitoxin system HicA family toxin, with product MPKKIRELKQMLSQVGFIEVPGKGSHTNWVHPLYSEKITISGKDGADAKRYQEKEVKQAIEEVEGKEKDE
- a CDS encoding SRPBCC family protein; translation: MSDWLEHTVQVEVDAPIDLVWSLWSDLEQMPRWMKWIDSVKIPPDNPDISLWKLKTGSLEFTWKSRILKVVPNQIIQWESIDGLPNQGAIRFYDRNNSSIVKMTISYAIPGILGKIMDNLFLGRIVESTIQADLERFKEYALNVKAN
- a CDS encoding type II toxin-antitoxin system RelE/ParE family toxin, giving the protein MSPSEKYPKFKDKRTERFALGERVKEFHAFTDQAYKRLDILEAATNKESLMKLPSNHFESLEGDRKGQYSIRINKQWRICFNWPDEESQPFNIEITDYHP
- a CDS encoding type II toxin-antitoxin system HicB family antitoxin is translated as MSKLKYQMIIQWSDEDDCFLVGFPDFAGQRWRTHGDTYELAVANGIEALESLIIAYEAVGDPLPEPTVSSVC